From the genome of Deltaproteobacteria bacterium, one region includes:
- a CDS encoding alpha/beta fold hydrolase, translating to MAQIQAGGLVVHYEEQGTGGRPFVLVHGFTGSSDDFADVLPALATRGRTLAPDLRGHGGTSRPGAPEDYTFERLAGDLLAFLDAAGVPCCDLLGHSMGGLVAQHLTLRAPARVASLILMDTAAGPVLREALPFLEGAARLARESGMAALFELSRASFAGQAQSAPALARCVERMGEERFWARMRAKSLAMDPIAFATLGPALCTGDGLLHRLAEIRCPVTVLVGEQDSAPLLRGSRELAAGIPDARLVVIAEAAHSPQLENPEAWLAAVLAHLDAVRGGAPRAA from the coding sequence ATGGCGCAGATCCAGGCGGGCGGGCTCGTGGTCCACTACGAGGAGCAGGGCACGGGCGGGCGCCCCTTCGTGCTCGTACACGGCTTCACCGGCTCGAGCGACGACTTCGCCGACGTGCTGCCGGCGCTGGCGACGCGCGGCCGCACGCTTGCCCCGGACCTGCGCGGGCACGGCGGGACGAGCCGGCCCGGGGCGCCCGAGGACTACACCTTCGAGCGTCTCGCCGGCGACCTCCTGGCCTTCCTCGATGCCGCCGGCGTGCCGTGCTGCGACCTGCTCGGCCACTCGATGGGCGGGCTGGTCGCGCAGCACCTGACGCTCCGGGCGCCCGCGCGGGTGGCCTCCCTGATCCTGATGGATACCGCCGCGGGGCCGGTGCTGCGCGAGGCGCTGCCGTTCCTCGAGGGCGCCGCGCGGCTCGCGCGCGAATCCGGGATGGCGGCGCTCTTCGAGCTCTCGCGGGCGAGCTTCGCGGGCCAGGCGCAGAGCGCGCCCGCGCTCGCGCGCTGCGTCGAGCGCATGGGCGAGGAGCGCTTCTGGGCGCGGATGCGCGCGAAGTCGCTCGCGATGGACCCGATCGCCTTCGCGACGCTCGGCCCGGCGCTGTGCACGGGTGACGGCCTGCTGCACCGGCTGGCCGAGATCCGCTGCCCGGTGACGGTGCTGGTCGGGGAGCAGGACTCCGCGCCGCTCCTGCGGGGCTCGCGGGAGCTCGCGGCCGGGATCCCGGACGCGAGGCTCGTCGTGATCGCGGAGGCCGCCCACAGCCCGCAGCTCGAGAATCCCGAGGCCTGGCTCGCCGCGGTGCTCGCGCACCTCGACGCGGTGCGCGGCGGCGCGCCGCGCGCGGCCTGA
- a CDS encoding spermidine synthase, which translates to MTRPWETLEVVETAEGRLELRRRGPDELLITIGGRVLMNSRANRSELALGRLAAEAIAGRAAPRVLVGGLGMGCTLRACLDGLGPDAQVVVAELNPAVAAWCRRGPLAALSGGAAGDPRVRVEIGDVAETIRGAARPGGARFDAVVLDLYEGPGPRCRPDHPHFGREALARTRAALRAGGVLAVWLEEPAPAFERSLARAGFRVRSERAGAGGRRHAVALATRGRP; encoded by the coding sequence GTGACGCGGCCCTGGGAGACGCTCGAGGTCGTGGAGACGGCCGAGGGCCGGCTCGAGCTGCGCCGCCGGGGCCCGGACGAGCTCCTGATCACGATCGGGGGGCGCGTGCTCATGAACAGCCGCGCGAACCGCTCGGAGCTCGCGCTCGGCCGGCTCGCGGCCGAGGCGATCGCCGGGCGCGCGGCGCCGCGCGTCCTGGTCGGCGGCCTCGGCATGGGCTGCACCCTGCGCGCCTGCCTCGACGGGCTCGGGCCCGACGCGCAGGTCGTCGTCGCCGAGCTGAACCCGGCCGTGGCGGCCTGGTGCCGGCGCGGACCGCTGGCCGCCCTGAGCGGAGGCGCCGCGGGCGATCCGCGCGTCCGGGTCGAGATCGGCGACGTCGCCGAGACGATCCGCGGGGCGGCGCGGCCCGGCGGCGCGCGCTTCGACGCCGTGGTGCTCGACCTCTACGAAGGGCCGGGCCCGCGCTGCCGGCCGGATCACCCCCACTTCGGCCGCGAGGCCCTCGCCCGGACGCGCGCGGCGCTCCGCGCGGGCGGGGTGCTCGCGGTCTGGCTGGAGGAGCCGGCCCCCGCGTTCGAGCGGAGCCTCGCGCGCGCCGGCTTCCGCGTGCGCAGCGAGCGCGCCGGCGCCGGCGGGCGGCGCCACGCGGTGGCGCTCGCGACGCGCGGCCGGCCGTAG
- a CDS encoding sigma 54-interacting transcriptional regulator — MERMRSILWVGGAERLRDEAVADAPLLDVAWARDADDAASLPLAAFDALILDSDDADDAHQALRRLRRAGAQGFPPIVVRLPDPDAEAEHALRRAGAAVVAPRPSAQRGGEPLPALLARVGPPRPASRPAAAAARDDLDERPAPPRSALVARSPAMRAVLALAARAMRSHATVLVTGETGTGKELLARAIHDGSTRRAGPFVALNCAAFPDALLESELFGALRGSYTGADRDKKGLFETAEGGTLFLDEVGETSPPLQAKLLRALQEREVRPLGAAKPRRIDVRLVAATNRSLQDEIARGAFREDLYWRLAVFHVAVPPLRERREDVVPLAEHFLRRHGERDAKPGCRLAPDAADLLLLHAWPGNVRELENEIQRALALVEAGDAIGAHDLSDRLRAALAPIAETAAVPGAETLRAQMARLEAWLIRRALAAHGERRAATARTLGITREGLYKKLKRHRIQ, encoded by the coding sequence ATGGAGCGGATGCGTTCGATCCTGTGGGTCGGCGGGGCGGAGCGGCTGCGCGACGAGGCGGTTGCGGACGCGCCGCTGCTCGACGTGGCCTGGGCGCGTGACGCCGACGACGCGGCGTCGCTCCCGCTCGCCGCCTTCGACGCCCTGATCCTCGACAGCGACGACGCCGACGACGCCCACCAGGCCCTGCGCCGCCTGCGCCGCGCCGGCGCCCAGGGCTTCCCCCCGATCGTGGTCCGGCTGCCGGATCCCGACGCGGAGGCCGAGCACGCGCTGCGCCGGGCGGGCGCGGCGGTGGTGGCTCCGCGGCCCTCGGCGCAGCGTGGAGGCGAGCCGCTGCCCGCACTCCTCGCCCGGGTCGGCCCGCCGCGGCCGGCCTCGCGCCCGGCCGCGGCCGCCGCGCGGGACGACCTCGACGAGCGCCCTGCCCCGCCGCGCTCCGCCCTGGTCGCGCGCAGCCCCGCGATGCGCGCGGTGCTCGCGCTCGCGGCCCGCGCGATGCGCTCGCACGCGACCGTGCTCGTCACCGGTGAGACCGGAACCGGCAAGGAGCTGCTCGCCCGCGCGATCCACGACGGCAGCACGCGCCGCGCCGGGCCCTTCGTCGCCCTCAACTGCGCCGCCTTCCCGGACGCGCTGCTCGAGAGCGAGCTGTTCGGGGCCCTGCGCGGCTCCTACACGGGAGCGGATCGCGACAAGAAGGGACTCTTCGAGACCGCCGAGGGCGGCACGCTCTTCCTCGACGAGGTGGGCGAGACCTCGCCGCCGCTCCAGGCGAAGCTCCTGCGCGCACTCCAGGAGCGCGAGGTGCGGCCACTCGGAGCCGCGAAGCCGCGCCGCATCGACGTGCGCCTGGTAGCGGCCACCAACCGCTCGCTCCAGGACGAGATCGCCCGCGGCGCCTTCCGCGAGGACCTCTACTGGCGGCTCGCCGTCTTCCACGTCGCGGTGCCCCCGCTGCGGGAGCGCCGCGAAGACGTGGTCCCGCTGGCGGAGCACTTCCTGCGCCGCCACGGGGAGCGCGACGCCAAGCCCGGCTGCCGCCTCGCTCCCGACGCCGCCGACCTGCTGCTGCTCCACGCCTGGCCGGGCAACGTCCGCGAGCTCGAGAACGAGATCCAGCGCGCGCTCGCGCTGGTCGAGGCTGGCGACGCGATCGGCGCGCACGATCTCTCCGATCGCCTGCGCGCCGCCCTCGCCCCGATCGCGGAGACCGCCGCCGTGCCCGGTGCCGAGACGCTGCGGGCCCAGATGGCGCGCCTCGAAGCCTGGCTGATCCGGCGTGCGCTCGCCGCCCACGGCGAGCGCCGCGCGGCGACGGCGCGCACGCTCGGGATCACCCGCGAGGGGCTCTACAAGAAGCTGAAGCGCCACCGGATCCAGTGA